One stretch of Oryzias latipes chromosome 7, ASM223467v1 DNA includes these proteins:
- the LOC101169109 gene encoding transcription factor Sp5 yields MAALTIQRTDNFLHTFLQDRTPSSSPEGAPNALSFLATTCSQAWQVGGTMGSEGSQFPYEGTVSSTSGMFQLWSNDMAPSSALSTHQMTFSMPKVQFPGHMQSGLSHHHHHHHHHPHHHHHELPLTPPAEPASTYSFELSPVKMLSSQPQASSPYYPQHNSVGQNFPSFLQNSSARHHLSGGHVEEGQQWWSLPQSNTTPSSHPFTLGRQLVLGHQPQIAALLQGTSKGLLSSTRRCRRCKCPNCQANGGGLEFGKKRLHICHIPECGKVYKKTSHLKAHLRWHAGERPFICNWLFCGKSFTRSDELQRHLRTHTGEKRFGCQQCGKRFMRSDHLSKHVKTHQTRKGRCGQPAQSTEPLLTNIKRE; encoded by the exons ATGGCTGCGCTCACGATACAAAGAACTGACAACTTTTTGCACACCTTTTTGCAg GATCGAACTCCCAGCTCCTCTCCAGAAGGAGCACCGAACGCTCTTTCCTTCCTGGCCACCACCTGCAGCCAGGCTTGGCAGGTGGGTGGCACCATGGGCTCAGAAGGCTCCCAGTTCCCCTATGAAGGCACGGTCAGCTCCACATCTGGAATGTTTCAGCTCTGGAGCAATGACATGGCACCGAGTTCAGCCCTCAGCACGCACCAGATGACCTTCTCCATGCCCAAGGTGCAGTTCCCTGGACACATGCAGTCTGGCCtgagtcatcatcatcatcatcaccaccatcatccccatcatcaccatcacGAGCTACCTCTCACCCCTCCAGCTGAACCTGCATCAACCTACTCCTTTGAACTCTCCCCTGTTAAAATGCTGTCCTCCCAGCCACAGGCCAGCAGCCCCTATTATCCTCAGCATAACAGTGTAGGACAAAACTTCCCCAGCTTCCTGCAGAATTCTTCAGCCCGGCATCACCTGTCTGGAGGTCATGTGGAGGAAGGACAGCAGTGGTGGAGCTTGCCCCAAAGCAACACCACCCCTTCCAGTCATCCCTTCACCCTGGGCAGACAACTGGTTTTGGGTCACCAGCCTCAGATTGCTGCTCTTCTCCAGGGCACCTCCAAGGGTCTGCTAAGCTCCACTCGCCGTTGTCGGCGCTGCAAATGCCCCAACTGCCAGGCAAACGGTGGGGGGTTGGAGTTTGGGAAAAAGAGGCTTCACATCTGTCACATCCCAGAGTGTGGCAAAGTGTACAAGAAGACCTCTCACCTGAAGGCACATCTGCGGTGGCATGCCGGGGAGAGGCCCTTCATCTGCAACTGGCTGTTTTGCGGTAAAAGCTTCACCCGTTCGGATGAGCTTCAGCGACACCTGCGCACACACACCGGGGAGAAGCGCTTTGGATGTCAGCAGTGTGGCAAAAGGTTTATGAGGAGCGATCACCTCTCCAAGCACGTCAAGACCCACCAGACCAGGAAGGGCCGGTGTGGCCAGCCGGCACAAAGCACAGAGCCTCTGCTCACCAACATCAAGAGAGAGTAA